The sequence ctctttatttttatctatcaCCTCACTTCATTTTGCTTCTACagtttaacttttttttttttactaattcataactttttataatctaatctatgttatttaataataacttaaaacttatgtaatttaatttttatagttttattccacaagataatatattataatttagtcagttgtattataaaaaagagatttcattattataattctataataataaaaagttagatatataaatacttGATGCTTTCCAatatactatttaattatattatagataataattttataatattatactttaataatttaaaattaaataatatatataattccaAACAGGCCACTGAAATACTCGAATACCAAAATATTTCATCCAATAACAAATCCGAACGGAATTCATAACTTTAGCTAATTCTCCCTTTTACTGctattattaacttttttgtttttttctttctaaaaagaaatatagccCAACCAAACGAAGCccagtgaaaagaaaaagctaatCCAACTAAACAACAAACCCCAAAAATTATTGgatcttttacaaaattacgAAAAGCCGCTGAGTTTTTTTggtcttttttatttacaatttcttttccaaaaaaatttatttatacattttttagacttattttttgatattccATAACTATCGTTTTAGTATACTTTTATTACccttaaataatatttttaaattttattctaattatatcttattatattttgaaacacatatttttatattattaaaatatattaattgctacaaaaaaatatgtaatatcattcaattcataaatactaaatataaaaatataaaataaaaatgataaatctacTTTATTTAGCTAATCTTATggtaatataaattaaaataatattataatgataTCTTATAGGTACACTTTTAATACCTTTCTCCGGgtgaaattttaaaaggtaaattcataataatacacaataaataaactttCGAGATCTTTTTTGATatacttttagttttttctgatgaaattgtgaaagaaataaaaaaatttacaataaaaactgaattttacaataatacaaatttttctaaaaaattatttaggtatcttatagatatatttttagtattatttttttggtattttttagatatatttttagtatatttaaactgataaaataatgaaaagataaaaaagatataaaataaaaattaaagtcataataatacaaatttttttaaaaatatccttcgagattttctaaatatacttttaatatgttttatccgatgaaattctaaaaaatatatacaaataaaagatttgaaaaaaaaaactataataaaatatattttttaccgtaagaatttcttttcaaaaaaaggGCACACCATGAAAATTGTTCAAAATTATTCTCCTTTCAGGAGGCTTACAAGGGAATTAATAACAGGTTACAATTTGCTAAggcaaacaagaaaagaaaagtctaATGAAAGATAAAAACAACTTAGTTTGACTGTTCAATTTTCACTTTCAACTAATAATGTTCAACAAAAAGagtgttaaaaaaaatgatgtgTCGGAGGAAAAGAGAGCCAAGCTAAATGTTTacatcaattttcttttatataaggattgtatttttaatagatGACTCGTTATTCAGCAAAatcgaaaataataaaacGACGGATTATAGATATTAAAGCACAGCTGggtgaaattataaaataatataaatatttatatttatttatgagattagttgagtttgagttttgatgttcaaaaatcaaatttaatattggATTTGCATATCCTACagttttgttattcttttttcctttctttttaattagtttagttTACCGTCTCAGCTTTATACAGAGGAAGCTAGCGACGAGAAAAACAAAGGGCGGTGGTCTCCCAGCATTCAGATTCTCCTGCCAATTTCTGTTAATGAAAGTTCGTGTTCCACTAATACCCGTCCAACccatattttaacaatttccACCATACCTTGGGAATAAACGACAATGCTACTCAGATTATTATGCTTAcagtcatatatatatatatatatatattatatatatatgatctaAATACAGGTTTATTTTGCATAACTATGGATCCTATATTACTTGCTACCTGATCGATCTAGCTTGCGTTTGTGGGAATATTTTGGAGGCAACATCGTGATAGCCAACAGCTAAACATAATGTTTGAAagaagattaaattaaaagctCTGACATGTTCTCAAGCAAGCTCACAACTCAGCCTTGTATTCTCTTAACATCAACAGTGTATGATCAGTTTTCTCCCAGGGCAAGCTAAGATAATCACATCAGTCAAACAAACTAGCATTTGCACACAACCTACTACAACTTCCAGCATCTTTTTCCAAGATAATCAAGACTCACTTTATATCACAAGGTTGGTAAGTATGCACTATGGAAGATGGAAAAGGCACAACACTATCTTTTGCTTCCCGTGGTCCACTTTCAATTTATGCCACAAAAGTAAACCCCCTGTTCACTTATAAGTACATGCACGAGACTCAGCTTGTGGAACAGAATGTCCTGCGGTCTAGTGCAGTACACAGAGATCAATTTACAGATGCTGATTTTCGTACTAGAAAAATGTCAATCTATACTTTGAATTTGGATCACAATCTATGCATGACCCCACCATTAATGTACGAGCCTACAATATTAGAACTCCTAGCCCAGCAAATCATTTCGTTTTTGGATCTTCAAACCCCTTAAGCAACAGGACATCTGTCAATCACGAagaacaaaaatgaaaaaggaaggGCACCCCTGGAggaaattatgaagaaaaaccCTAGTAATGCCTGTCTAAAATTCTGCCTCACTCACATACTACAACAGCTAAACCCCCAACGCACATCACCATTGCAATGGTCCTTcccactcattttaggttggACTTTTTAGCTTATAGCATTCATCATCAGCATTTTGAGTCTATCACAGAATAGCTTGtttaggatgataaaggaaTTGACCAATAAACACATGGGCCTTCATTGTCATTTGCCCTAAAGCCTGAAGATCTAATATAGCATAATAAactccaaaaaccattcaGAAAGTATCAAGaggtaatttttttagtttaaccTGGACTCAGCAAGGTAGCTATGTCAACACCTAACAGAAGCAGGACAACGTTTCGCTAAGTGAAGACATAACTGGTATCAGCAAACAAACATAAAATAGATTGTTTTAAATGCCTCTTAAAGACTCGAGATTATAAGTTTTTATGCCTGCAccaacaataaataaaaatatgtaagcTAACTTCAAAAGAGTACTAGTTTCATCAGGTAGAGACTCTATCTATGATATAAATGGCATCAACAAACAGTCATAAAATAAAACGGAATGCCTCCTAAAGACTCAACCATCCCactaaaaatagaaagaagcaAGCAGTTATATTGCATACAAACGTCTGTGGGGTAATGTCAGGAAACGTCCATTTCACAGCTGAACATGCAAAATAACCAATTGAACCAAATTTCCTCATAGCATACATATTTACAATCAGAGGTCAATACATACCACATTATTAAAGcttagaaaaaccaaaaaggaaaagaaaagctaaTTAATTGTTTCATTTAGAGACATATGGCCGTGGATGAACCTGATTGTCACCTACTATAGACAAGATATTCAAATACTGAAAAGAGAATGAGCATaaagtataaagaaaagaaaagatgactTTGCCTCTGGGATGCCAAACTCTCAATCAGTTTCTGAAACAGGAACCTAACATTGTCCACATCTATAAACCGAGCTACTGCACTGAAGACCATTCCCACATGCTTTAGATTCTGTCGATGGGCTCGGTCCGATCGTGCACAGCCAAATGCTCAGACACATTAGCCAGCGATGTTAGATTGCATTTGATTAGCGCCTCAACGAAGTAACATGTTTCATCCTTGGTGTTCCCATCTGGCACATCAACCACAAATGACTCAATGGCCATCGTCCCAGGTCTCCCATCAATGACTTCTGGATGGACAGTAATGATGGATGAGTAGTTCTGCAAATTTGAGGAAGTAAAGCATAAGAATAAGAGCCTTCATTGATGTATGTATTATACAGCACTTATTGATAAGAcaataataaaagagaaacTCCGCCTGACCATACCCTGCATAACTACTAAATACAGCATTGGGGAGCAACTTATTCATAGcggaagagaaaaaaaattcaaaagaagaGACTCATGAACTTAtgattattttcaaatacaGAGCAAAAAATGAACCTGATGTATAAGTTCTCAAGCCATGAAGATTCAGTAAACATTCATCTGAAAAATGTTCAAACCACAGAACTCTCTAGCTAATTACTACAAGAACTGTTAAGTGTTTCCAGTAAACACGGTTATGTTGAAAAAGACAGTCAGAATTAATTATGAAGACAAGCATGCTAATCCACATTCAAGAAAAccataaaaactaaataacttCAATTTCTAAGAAAAACAACACTTCCTCCCACTATTTAGAGCTATAtataaatcagaatatcattTCCAAACAACAAAAATCCATCCATCTTTAAATAGCAAACAAATCCTCCAATAGACCTAATGGTACATTACAAATGGTTCTCATTACACGAATTAAGTATAAAGAGCAAATAAGCAGGCAAAAAACTGGAACACTATAAAGAGCTAATATACCTTGAGACGATGATCACCACCAACAATAGTCATCCTAAATATATGTTCCTCATCATCTAAAAGCTCCAATCGTTCAGTGCTAGTAGTAGCAGGAAGTCCTGATTTAACGTTAACTTCTCTAAGACTTCCAATCTGAAGGTCACCTTGCGCAATGCACCTGCTCACAAACGGTTTATACCTTTGAGGTTGATCGAATCTCCTCACCAAAGACCACACctgagaaatcaaaatcaaaaagttgTAATTAGATCtaacaattaattaacctaagaaaaaaaaggattgAGCTTACGAGATGAACAGGGGCTTTGATGTGTTTAACTAGAGAAGAGCTACACTGGTGATCTTTAACGTCGTGTTTGTGGTGTCGCCTTATGTAATCGTCTTCCATTTTGCTAAATATATTGTTGTTGGTGTTGAGGACGGTTATATAATCACCGGCCACCATTCAGTTAACTTGGgcaaaaacaaaagataactGATAGATGGAAGAAAGGCAATAACGGCGGAATCAGAGGTGTTAAcggaagagaacaaaaaacACCGCCACGACTCTGACCAATGGCAGCAGCTCCCCCAATAGCGAAAGGTCGAGAGTTTTTTCCCATCTCATCGTTTTCTTCGgtttaaaaatttgtaataaaTGGCAAGTtgcactatttttatttttatttttattatcctTTTTTAATTCTACGTTTCTTTATCCGTACTTTCTAGGGGGTTGGGTTGGTCGTCCCTGCATTCTGATTGTGATTTTAAACAGGAGATGGAATGGAAGACTGGCTCAGCTCAGGCTGGAGATATCAGatcctatatatatactattacAATCGCATAAAAAAGAAACGCCATCGCCTTGATTGCCATTTTGGGCTTACATTAACCGAAACTTATGGGTTAGCCTCATTTCTTCATTTAAGcccatttattaatttattcccATGCAGTTATGAACTCttctaaaaatttacaatttgCTTTCTTCATATGGTAATATAGtattggaaaaataataaaattattcattttttttatcaaaaataagatatatttttattatctttaaagtgtgataaaaaatataattttttattttttcaaaaaatacagaattaattattttttagttttttattggttatttttttaataaaataataataaaaaaacaaacacgttatattttaaaaaaaaaattaaaaaacagtATTCAAAAAAAAGCTCgcacagtaaaaataataatttttattaattttaaggtATTTCCAAAAAGTTTCCTATAGTCTTTGGTAAATTATATCACGGACCCGGACTCACTCAGCCTTGTGAACTTGAGTTATTTTATACGTgcgtaatatttatttttcaaacctttatttaatttttttaattgtatatattttttttagacttttggataataaaaatagtcatattataaactaattaattatacaattcaaaatatatttagtagttggtaaattaatgatttcattaagtctcaaatattaaaaataattttatttttattaaatattaattattttcttatttaaatttttattaatagttaaTTCCTTCATtctatactaattaatttttttagtattttatttagattaaaaaaaatatttaataagtttaattatagGAAACAAATAGCTAATTAAGACTAAATGACTCTACTgtagatattaatatttataccatattaaataaatatcaagtgatgtgaatccaagttcaaagcttaaagagatccaagatccattaataaagtccaaatccaagaagcttcgtattgggtttaattagggacatttggaaagcccaataacttcaacccaataaggcatccatggaggcccaaggaataatatttaacttgttttcatgttaataacaattagggttatatgtagccaccatacaagttaatgtggtaattaataccaagtaatggctatcaatatgggtagtggttattaagagccaccatatacaagttaatggggtaatcaataccaagtaatggctattagtgtggatagtggttactaaggccatttaagagtaaaagtaatcctatgtgtgtgagtctattttagtagtgtgtgcatggacttgtactctatataaacaagtcattttctctttcttttagagcatgattgaatttgatatatgaaattttgtttgagttttattgtgagggattttgtctttaatttcttacttgaactttgcgacttatcaagctttattctagcttgtggtgtcaaaatctaaatctttgttttcttgttatttatcaaactttcttgtttgtggcataagaggaaattcaaagtctatctttgtaactttatccttgttggtaaaggggttaagtagcatccatcttcttacttcaatctttgaacgatccgaatttgtggattaaattggtaatttctagttttcttctaattcaacttatcatagtatttttgctattggggagttaattgatgaaacctacaattcccatcataagtggtatcagagcattgACTCGAGATTGAGGTTTGCGTATCCaatactatcttttaattctcaatatcttgtgttcatcttttattttgcaccttttgccatctattgttcttgttattattattatttttatctttattcttcttatcttaagattttgtttgcatatataaaaaaaaaaaaatcttcctaaaagaaaaaaattgttatcttTGATATTCTTGTGTTAGATCTcagattacataaaaaaaattgactcttcatattccattgagatctatctttataattctatatctttgtgttctttgatgatctatctttgtttttcatttctattagTCTATTTGCTAcaaattgttcatttctttaagcctaccttattattttcttgttagcctaccttatttttttttcattgattactacattcttgaaattttgtttgattgagaaacttagttcatctaagaaatcaaaaggcaaatttgagaggtaaaaggcaagagtgtgagatcattaaaaaaaaaaaagaagccaaaATTGAGTGTAAACACAAGTGGTATACATCAATTTTGAGTgaaaacacgtgagggagtgttgtgagatcgtttctttctatttttttttattaaaattttaggttttacaATCATGTCAAAAGACACAAGTTCTTCTACAAATGATCATGTGATTCAAGCTATGCAACAACAATTCGAAAGaatgtttagtatgatggcgGGCGTCAATGAAAAATTAGAGAAGCATGATGGCATCCTTAACCAATTACATGGAGAGCCTAGACAAAGGAGACATCCACCAATTGACCAAGAGGACTATGAAGGAGAGGATGATGATCAAGTCACCTTGTTGGGACAACGAATCAATCCTAGGAGACAAGCTAGGAGAAGACATccaaatgatgatgttgatcgcAACCTTGGAagcatcaaatgaagattCCTTCATTCCAAGGAAGAAATGATCCAGATGTGTACCTTGAATGGGAGAGGAAAGTGGAACTCATCTTcgaatgtcataattattcggaggagaaaaaggtaaaacttgccgCTGTTGAGTTTAGTGATTATGCAAttgtttggtgggatcaattttgCAAGGAAAGACGTAGATATGGAGAAAGACCCGTAGAGTCTTGGAGAGAAATGAAGCAAATCATGAGAAAGAGGTTTGTTCCAAGCTACTAATACAGAGAGCTTCATCAAAGATTACAAACTCTAATTCAAGGAtccatgagtgtggaggagtatcacaaagaaatgaagaagGCTATGATTAGAGCAAATGTGATAGAAGATCGTAAAGCTACCATGGCAAGGTTCTTGAGAGGGCTAAACAAAGACATTGTTGATGTTGTTgatttgcaacattatgtggagattgaagatatggtGAATTTGACCATGAAAGTGGAAaggcaattgaaaagaaagaggtatgattctaaaccaaatatgggttcttcttcttcttggaaaACTTCTTGGGggaaaaaggatgataaacctTTTACTAAGTCAAAAGTGGAAGAAACTAAACCTAAAATTGACTTGGGTAATAAGGGAAAGGGTGAGAATCAACCAGCCCAAACTAGGGGaatcaaatgttttaagtgTTTGGGTCATGGGCACATTGCTAGGGaatgtccaaataagaaagctaTGATTCTAAGGAATAGTGATATTGAGTCAGAGAGTGAGGGGgatagtgatgatgatatgCCTTCTTTAGAAGATTGTAGTGATGTTGAATGTGCTAAGGGAGATAATCTTGTTgttcaaagaacattgagTTTGCAACATGATTAtggatagtggaagttgtaccaATGTAACAAGCACTTTGCTAgtggagaaattgaagttgCTTACTACCAAGCACCCAAGACcatacaagttgcaatggcttaatgaaagtggagttgtaaaggtaaataagcaagttaTAGTTTCGTTTCAAATTggtagatataaggatgaggtatTGTGTGATGTATTGCCAATGTTGGCCGGACATATGTTGTTGGggagaccttggcaatatgatagaagGGCTAGTCATGatggattaaaaaatatgtatactttgactatggatggaaaaaggtttaaccttggaccattaactccaaaacagatttttgaagaccaaatgcgcatcaagcaacaatatgaagaaatgGGTTCTTCATTGGGAAACTCTTTGGGAAGGGAAACCTTtgagagtaaagaaaaaggtgagatgagtgaacctaaaaattccaattctcttgaccaaaatgggaaacacaaggtgagagaaaacaaggaaggttcaaatgaaagaaaaatgagtgtttatgcaaaaatgagtgatgtgAAGGAAGCTATGCTTTTGAGGCAATACatgcttgtacttatgtacaaggagattTTGCATATTTCTAACGAAATAACCAATTGTTTGCCTAGTGTTGTTGTTGATCTTTTGCAGGTTTATGAAGATTTATTTCcgaaagaaattccaaatggtttgccacctaaaagaggcattgagcaccaaattgatttcataccCGGAGCaagcattccaaatagaccagcataTAGATGTAATCCGGAGGAGACCAAGGAAATCGAAaagcaagtgagtgagcttatggagaAGGGTTATGTTCGTGAAAGCATAAGTCCATGTGCCGTACCCGTCTtgttagtgcctaagaaagatggaacttggagaatgtgtgttgattgtcgtgccatcaacaaaatcacggtgaagtatagacatcccattcctaggctagatgacatgttggatgaattgcatggttcatatttgttttcaaaaattgatttgaaatctggttatcatcaaattagaatgagagaaggtgatgaatggaaaacaagttttaaaactaaacatggtttatatgagtggttagtaatgccttttggtttaactaatgcaccaagcactttcatgagattaatgaatcatgttttaagagcattcataggcaaatttgttgttgtctattttgatgatatcttggtttatagcaaaaatttagatgagcatgtacaacatttgacttgtgtttttgatgtgcttagagaagagaagttgtatgctaatttaaagaaatgttgtttttgcactaatgaaattacttttcttggatatattgtcaatgacaagggtattcatgttgatcaagaaaaggtaaaagtaattagagaatggccaacacccacaagtgtaagtgatgtaagaagctttcatggtttagctagcttttatagaaggttcattaagaatttttctcaCCGTGAgctgcacctttaactgaatgcataaaaaagaatgttggttttaagtggggaattgaacaagatgaggcttttaacttgctaaaagacaaattaagttctgcacccttgttatctttgccaaattttactaaaccttttgagattgagtgtgatgcaagtggcataggtattggaggagtattgatgcaagaaggcaaGCCCATAGCATTCTTTAGCGaaaagctaagtggagcaagtctaaactaccctaCATATGACAAGGAGTTCTATGCATTAGTGAGGGTTCTAAAGACATGGCAGCATTACCTTGGCTacaaagaattcataattcacaCTGACCATGAGTCATTGAagtatctcaaaggacaaggaaagctcaacaagagacatgcaaaatgggtggaattcattgaatcctttccatacatcattaagtacaagcaagggaaagaaaatgtggtggccgatgcattgtcaagaaggtatgccttgatctctaaacttgatgcaaaattattaggatttgaataCATAAAAGATCTGTATTCTAATGATcctgattttgctaatgtttaTGGGGTATGTGAGAAAGAGGGTTTTGATAAGTTTTATaagtttgatggttttctttttcgggAAAACAAATTGTGTGTGCCACAAAGTTCTTTGAGAGAGTTACTTATGAGAGAGGCACATAGTGGAGGTTTAATGGGACATTTTGGGATTAAGAAAACTTTTGATATGTTGGGtgaccatttcttttggccacacATGAAAAGGGATGTTGAGAGAATTTGTGAGAAATGCATTACTTGCAAACAAGTCAAATCCAAAGCAATGCCTCATGGTTTGTATACACCTCTTTTCATACcaaatgaaccttgggtagacatttctgtggactttgttttaggattacctaggtccaagggagggagagattctatttttgttgttatggacaggtttagcaaaatggcacatttcattccatgtcacaagacagatgatgcaacCCATATTGCGAATCTATTCTTCAAGGAGATTGTAAGGCTGCATGGAGTGCCAAGGACCATTGTGAGTGATAGGGATTTCAAATttctaagtcacttttggaagactcttTGGGGAAAGATGGGGACAAAGCTTTTGTATTCTACAACTTGTCATCCGcaaacggatggacaaacAGAGGTGGTCAATAGGACACTTGCAACACTTTTGAGGGCTCTCATCCAAAGAAATCTGAAGAATTGGaaagaatgtttgccacatgtggaatttgcttataataggAGTGTGCATGGTTCAACAAATTGCTCACCCTTTGAAGTTGTGTATGGATTCAATCCATTGACTCCATTAGATTTGCTACCATTGCCATTGGACAAAGCTAATTTAGAGGGAAAACAAAAAGCTGAATTCATCAAGACTTTGCATGAGAAGGTGCATGCAAACATTGAGAAGAGAACACTCcaatatgaaaagcaacacaacaaagGGAGGAAGCAGGTCATTTTTGAGCCTGGAGATTGGGTGTGGGTGCACTTtaggaaggaaagatttcctaaccaaaggaaatcaaagcttatgccaagaggagatggtccttttagagtgcttcaaggcaatgttagtgctactttcaatgttagtgacttgtctttatttgatgtaggtgataaagatgatggagctgatttgtggacaaatccttttgaagaaagggggaatgatgtgaatccaagttcaaagcttaaagagatccaagatccattaatagtacaaaaaggcccaatcacaaggtccaaatccaagaagcttcaataagccatattgggtttaattaaggacatttggaaagcccaagaacttcaacccaataaggcatccatggaggcccaaggaataatatttaacttattttcatgttaataacaattagggttacatgtagccaccatacaagttaatgtggtaattaataccaagtaatggctatcaatgtgggtagtggttattaagagccaccatatacaagttaatgagGTAAtcaataccaagtaatggctattagtgtggatagtggttactaaggccatttaagagtaaaagtaatcctatgtgtgtgagtctattttagtagtgtgtgcatggacttgtactctatataaacaagtcattttctctttcttttagagCATGATTGagtttgatatatgaaattttgtttgagttttattctgaggaattttgtctttaatttcttgcttgaactttgcgacttatcaagctttattctagcttgtggtgtcaaaatctaaatctttgttttcttgttatttatcaaactttcttgtttgtggcataagaggaaattcaaagtctatcttagtaactttatccttgttggtaaaggggttaagtagcatccatcttcttacttcaatctttaaacaatccgaatttgtggattaaattggtaatttctagttttcttctaattcaacttatcatagtatttttgctattggggagttaattgatgaaacctacaattcccatcatCAAGTGTATATTTGATGAACTTGTAGTTTATAGAAAATGAATCTGTTATTTTTTAACCTGTGAATACTGAATTATTTCATACATAgacaatatattaattatttataaaatatatattcactTATTATTAGTGTCAAATTCATTAAACATGAACTTTAGATTCATCGtttataaagtgtatattcaactaattaactttttttggtattttatttagattaatatAGCATTTAATAAGCTTGATTCTAATGAACAAATAGCTAAGTGAGACTAAATGATTCTTCTTTAGATATTAATGtatgtaaaatattaaataaacgTTAAGTGTACATTTGATGAACTTATagtttatagataataaacctgttattttttaacctataaatacttatttgttttatgcataaataatatattaattacttataaaatgtatattcatttattattagtgtcaagttcattaaataaaaattttaaattcatcacTTGTAAAGcacatatttattagttattagtATTAGCTTTATAAAACATAAGTTTTTGGTATCAACTCTTATTAGTATAAGATTCAC comes from Ricinus communis isolate WT05 ecotype wild-type chromosome 5, ASM1957865v1, whole genome shotgun sequence and encodes:
- the LOC8287761 gene encoding abscisic acid receptor PYL3 isoform X2; the protein is MVAGDYITVLNTNNNIFSKMEDDYIRRHHKHDVKDHQCSSSLVWSLVRRFDQPQRYKPFVSRCIAQGDLQIGSLREVNVKSGLPATTSTERLELLDDEEHIFRMTIVGGDHRLKNYSSIITVHPEVIDGRPGTMAIESFVVDVPDGNTKDETCYFVEALIKCNLTSLANVSEHLAVHDRTEPIDRI
- the LOC8287761 gene encoding abscisic acid receptor PYL8 isoform X1, with translation MVAGDYITVLNTNNNIFSKMEDDYIRRHHKHDVKDHQCSSSLVKHIKAPVHLVWSLVRRFDQPQRYKPFVSRCIAQGDLQIGSLREVNVKSGLPATTSTERLELLDDEEHIFRMTIVGGDHRLKNYSSIITVHPEVIDGRPGTMAIESFVVDVPDGNTKDETCYFVEALIKCNLTSLANVSEHLAVHDRTEPIDRI